In Phocoena phocoena chromosome 3, mPhoPho1.1, whole genome shotgun sequence, the DNA window GGGGGTCGAGATGGAGGGTGGGCCCGGGACCCTGAACTTAGGAGCCTGCTCTCTGTGCAGATCCCCCCATCCTGCGGCAGTTCCCCCCAGACTTCCGGGACCAGGTATGCAGGCTGGCTCCTTGCTCCTCAGGGGCCAGGGCCTGTCCCCCTGGGGGAGGGGACCCTATGTCTCAGACCACTGGGAGCTTAGGGGTGGAGCCCAACCTGAGTGGCCAAGCAGTGTGTGCTTCTCTCCACCCCCCAGGAGGCTATGCAGACGGTGCCTAAATTCTGCTTCCCTTTTGATGTGGAAAGGTATGGAAGGAAGCAGACACCCAAGGACCCAGGGACCCAGACCTCTCACGGACCCCCCAGGATTCAAACACCCAGAGACTCAGACAACAGACATCATATACCCAGGGCCCCTGAGATTCAGAGACCCAGGGACTCAGAAACCGGGGGACCCTGACAAATAGTGACCTATACACAAAGGGACTCATTTACCCAGGGTCTCAGGGACCCAGGGCCTCAGAGAACCGGAGACGCTGACAACTAGGGACCTATACACCCAGGGCCCCAGACTGGTGCACGCAGTACTAGGAGCATTGCTGGGGCATGAAGGGGAGGGGGGTTCACGGGGGTGGGATGCCCAGGTCTCTGAGAGCTTTTCCTGCCCCCAGGGAGCCCCCCAGCACCGCCGTACAGCATTTCACCTTTGCCCTCACGGACCTGACCGGCACCCGCAGATTTGGTTTCTCCCGCCTCCGGGCTGGTGCGCACAGCTGTCTCTGCATCCTCAGGTGTGGGATGTGGGGGTCTGGGCCGGGGGAAGGGCCTCTGCCTACAGGCACTGCACGAAAACTGTGTCCACCCTCCGCAGCCACCTGCCTTGGTTTGAAGTGTTCTACAAACTGCTGAACACAGTGGGGGACCTCCTGGCACAGGATCAAGTGAGACCAGCTCTCCCTGTCATTCCCCGTCCCACCCCCACCAAGGCCCCAGCCTGGCTCTGAATTCCCAGGCCTGACCGAGCCCCTTTGGCTCCAGACCACCCAGCCTGAGTCAAGACCCTCAGAGTCCCCACCCCGCATTGTGGCTCAGGCATCCCACCCCTACCCAGGTCTCAGAGGTCAACGAACTTCTTCTACGTCTGCTGCAGCAGCCCCTTCCCGGGACCCAGGACTCAGTGGGGCTGGAGCTGGTGAGTACCCCCTCCCCCCTGGGCGTTGGACCTCAGGTGGCTGGAGAGGCTGCACCCCGGCTCTGAGGACCACACACCACATCTCCCCCAGGGCAGCGGAGTGATGATCTCCAGTGCGCAAGGCATCCCGTCCCCTGGCCCGGGGAAGAGCATGCCGGTGAGCAGAGCTGGAGACACTGGAAGGTTGGGCACCCACGTGAGGCGAACCCCTTGACGGATCAGTCCCCCTGTTAATCCCCCGCCAGCTTTCCTGCTTCGTGGCCCCCGACTCCGGCCGCCTGCCATCCATTCCTGAGAACGTGAGTGGAGACCTGAGAGGGCACTCTGGGAGGGGGGAAGAGGTCCGGAAACCCGGAGAGGGCTCTCAGATCCTGTGGCCCCTCGCGTCCAGCgttcctctctgttcttcagaggAACCTAACGGAGCTGGTGGTGGCGGTGACCGACGACAACATCGTGGGGCTATTCGCTGCGCTCCTGGCAGAGCGAAGGGTCCTGCTCACCTCCAGAAAGCTGAGCACCGTGAGGCGGGACCGCCGGGCCGGGGAGGGGCCGAGGCCTGGCTTGGCCCCTGGGGGCGGGACCATCGGGACGGATTCCTAGCTCTAACCCCAGTGGGCGAGACCCGAGGGCAAAGTCCTGGCTCAGCCCCTGTGAAGGTCAGGGTTgagttgaatcctggctccacctttATGGGGGAAATCAGAGCGGGCTGCGCTGTACCCCCTCCCCCGGCTTCAGGAGCGCTGAGTCCAGGCTCCACCCACTATGGGCCAGAACAAGACTGGCTCCGCCCCTCTGGAGGGTGAGATCAGAGAGGGCTAAATTCTAGCTCCGCCCCTAGGGGAGAAGGACGGGGTAGGTGTGGAGCTAGCATTCAGCCTCTACCCCTAGGGGCgggacttgggggtgggggtgggactgAATTCTAGCTCCGCCTCCCTAGGGGTGGGGTCAGTGGGCTGAGTCTGTCCTACCCCTAAGGAGAGAGATTCTGGAGGGTTGAATATCAGCTGCCACCCCTAGAGAGAGGGACTAGCACGTGCTGAGTCCTGGCACCACCAGTTCCAAGCACTGTAATTTGCGGAATTCTTGGCCTTCACAAGAAAGGGGTTTGAGTTTTCACCTCTTACCCAGTagcgggtggggaagggaggtggagggaggcacGAGACTGCGGACACGGGATATGAAGCCGGGAGAGCCACCGTCCAGAGAGGGTCCTTGAAGCTGGGGGTCCAGGCCCTGACTCCACGGTCCCCCACCCGTCCCCAGCTGACTTCATGTGTCCACGCGTCCTGCGCTCTCCTGTACCCCATGCGCTGGGAGCACGTGCTGATCCCCACGCTGCCGCCGCATCTGCTGGACTACTGCTggtgaggggcaggggctggagaggggcaGGGCTTGGGGATGAGGCCTAGGGTCCTGGGCACCCGGGGGCGGCGCCTGCATGACCGGCCCCCTCGGTCTTCCGCAGCGCGCCCATGCCCTACCTCATCGGAGTGCACGCCAGTCTCGTCGAGGTAAGTGGGTACGGACCTGGATGGCAAGGTTGGGTGGAGTGCACCCCCAGGTATCCTCCCCTGTCGGGGATCCTCGGGCTCTGAGCGGCCATCGCCACTCCAAATCCCTAACACAGAGAGTGCGGGAGAAAGCTCTGGAGGACGTCGTGATGATGAACGTGGACTCCAATACCTTGGAGACGCCCTTCGACGACGTGCAGGCACTGCCCCCAGATGTGGTCAGTGACACCCCCTTCCGCCCTCCTGCCGCATCCGGGAGACGAGGCGCCGCACCCGCCTGCTCAGCGCTGCCCCCTTGTCCTCCAGGTGTCTCTGCTGAGGCTGCGGCTAAGGAAGGTCGCGCTGGCCCCCGGGGAAGGGGTGTCCCGTCTCTTCCTCAAAGCCCAGGCCCTGCTCTTCGGGGGGTACCGCGATGCGCTAGTCTGCGGCCCGGTGAGCTTCGGGGACGGAGAGGGAGAGACTCCGTGGGTCCCTGAAGGATTCAGAATAAGAATACCTAGCGTTTATGGAGCGCTTACTCTGTGCCTccgtttactcatctgtaaaatgggatcccAACAGTACCTACCCAAAAGGGTCGCGTGAGTCTGTAAATGGACATGAGCAAAATGCTCGGTTACTGCCTGGCACATCACAATGGATAAATGATAGGTTTTACCGCTGCaattattatttcacttaatgctCACAACAGTATTATGAGACGGATACTCTTATGGTCCCATTCTAcatatgaggaaaccaaggcttggaAGCCCCACAGCGGGTGAGTGTTGAGGCCAGGACTCTGATCTGCTGACTTTCAACCCTGacatcccctcctccccagttTTTCACAACTATTCTATAAAAACAGGGTCAGGGAGTTCTATTATCTGAGAATCTGATGTTGCTTTCGACTCTGCCCTGAACACAGCCGGAAGCTGTCCATTTCTCCCCCTCCTCTGTCTCCACCGCGGCCTGGTCCCCATTGTTGTTTGCCTGGATCAGCGCGCTCGCCCGTCACCATGAGTCCCCTCTCGCGGGCTCCCACCCTCCGCGCTCCGCAGTCTGACCTCCGTGCAGCCGCCAGAGGTCACCTGGGAGCGTCTGAgtcaggccccgccccctcctctgcccaccgCCTTCCCAGGGCTCCCACCTCCCTCGGGGTAAAAGCCCAAGTCCTCCCTGCAGCCCACGAGGCCCTGCAGGACATCAGGCACACAGAGGCGCTCCATCAATGTTTGCTACGTAGATGTAAGGTAGAATATGGGAAGCAGAATAAGGGATCCTGGAGAGCCGGGGGGAGCTTAGAATCCGAGTCCTTCTTCCAGGGCCAGCCTGTAACCTTCAGTGAAGAAGCCTTCCTGGCCCAGAAACCCGGGGCGCCGCTGCAGGCCTTCCACCGGCGGGCTGTGCACCTGCAGCTGTTCAAACAGGTGCGCCAGAATccggagggcggggctggggccgGAGGGGCGAGGCTAGGGGCGCAGACGCCCGGATCCCGAGGCCGAAGCCGGGACTGCAGGGGCGGACGCCTGGACCCAGTGGGCGGGGCGAGAGTTGGCCCGGCCGGATCCCCCCACTCCAGGGTCTCCGGGGTGGGAGAGACAGGACTGAACTCTTGGGTCCATAAAAATGGGAGCCCCTGACCTGAGTTCCCAGGGATAAGATCTACCTCTAGGTCCATGAGGAGGTTGGGATGGAACGAAATTATTGAGTCCCTAAGGCGGGAACCTCCTGGGtcgagggtggagggagagaaggctGGACTCTTGGATTCTAGGGACGTAGCGGGGGAGGTGGAACCGGACTCCTGGGTTCTTGGAAGAACGTGGGATGAACTTCAGGGTCCTTCAGTGCGGGCTGGCTTCCAGGGTCCCTGGAGGTGGGGCCGACCTCCTTCAAGGTCACTGAGAGGAGGGGGGCCTGTCTGGAGTGGCAGAGTCCTACTCCTCCGACCCTGAGAGGAGCAGGGTCTGGTCCCTGAAGACAGATCTTGACTTGGGGTGGGGACGGGCGGGGAGACGGTGGACCTCTGGCTTCCTGAGGTGGGCTCCAGACTCCTGGGACCTAAGGTTGGGTTTCTGGAGGGGCCGGGGATGGCTTCTATGTCTTGAGGGCGAGCGGATCCCCAGTCCTCGCATTCAGATGTTTGGGGTAGCCTGATTCTCTGACCCTTTGCCCCACCCCCAGTTCATCGAAGGCCGACTGGAGAAGCTGAACACGGGAGAAGGCTTCTCAGACCTCTTTGAGCAGGAGATCACCTGTAGCGGGGCTTCCTCAGGTGAGCTCTGCACCTGGCCCCGGagcaccccccccacacacacacctgtggcCCAGTCTGAGCCTGCCCACCCTGGCagtgctctctcctctctcctctctccagggACCCTTCGCTCCTACCAGCTCTGGGCAGACAACCTAAAGGTAGTAACACCGAACACTTTGGTGTTTATTGTGGGATTAAATCAAACCTACCACCATCCCTACTATGCTCATTTATAGATAGAGGTGAAGAAATCAAGactcagagagggagaggggtgggcaggtggggtCTGGGATAACCCCACGTGCCCAAGCCTCTCTTCCTTGGCTTTCTCTCCCCAGAAAGGTGGTGGTGCCCTCCTGCATTCCGTCAAGGCCAAGACCCAACCAGCCGTCAGAAACATGTACCGCTCGGTGAGGCTGGGCTGGACAGGCCACTTACCAGGGTGACAAAGGCAGAGGACGGTTTAACCCCACGTTTAGAGCACACACAGTTTATCAGAACTAAACCAGCAGTTAACTCATTTACCATGTTTCCTACTTTTATTTTCCAGTGACCgtgttcattcatttttgtcGCATCAGgtctttcctatttaaaaatgaCAACCAAGGTTCTTTGGCAAACATCTTTTGTCCTGAGACACCACAATCCCAGCTTCTGCCCTTGTGGTTGGTTTTTCTCCCAAGCCCCAGATTTTCCTGGGACCAACTTCCACAGCTCGCAATCGTCTGCCGGATTTTCTTCTTTGCTCGGCTTTTGAACACTGACTCACTTTTACGACGTTCTGGCTTTGCCATTCCCTGTTTCATTTGGGGGTTATCTCCTCCAGTGACATTCCTTCTGTGTTAGTCAAAGGGGCAAGTTGGTATTGACTTCTTAGGGGGTACCGGGGGAACCTGAATATATTTTGAGACACACAGGAGCAGATGGCAAGACAAAAGTGTCTTCACGGATGGAGGGCTGAGTTCTCAAATGTCCAGGGTCAAATCGCTCTGGATTCTCAGTCTCTTTCGGTTCCTCCGTAGGCGAAGTGTGGCTTGAAGGGTGTGCAGAGCCTTCTGACGTACAAGGTAAAGCCAGTAGCCAACGCCGCGGGGCAGCGGGGGGAGGGGCTCCTGGCTCACCCACCCTCTTCCTAGGATGGGGACTCTGGCCTGCAGAGGGGGGGCTCCCTGAGGGCCCCTTCCCTCACCAGCCGCTCAGATTGCCTGCAGCAGCGCTTGCCTATCACCCAGCACTTTGGAGAGGTAAGAGCCCCAACCCCACGCCCACGCATGTACCTGGACTTATCACCAAGTCCTTCTCCCATCCCGTCTCCAGCCAGACATCTCGACTACCCCCAAAATGGGGCGCCCACTCCCCCCTTCATAGAACCCCCTGATTCTGTAGCTCCTGAGGCCCCAGCCCTCAAATCTGTCCTTTGCAGAACCGGCCCCTTCGCCCCAGCAGGAGACTCCAGCGGGAAGAGAGACCTTCTGAGTCCCTGGGGGAGGAGTAAGACTccaaggcagagggagggagcaatGTTGGAAGTGGGGAGCCGGGACTCCTGGGGAAGTGGGCCCCAAAACTCCAGACCCTTCAGAGCAGCTGGTCTGGGGCAGATACCTGAGGCTGCCCATCCTCACCCAGGACACCCTCTCTGAGCCCCGAGGATGCCCAGGGACCGTTGGCAGAGGAAGCTCTGGATGGCAGCTTCCTTGGGTCCGGAGAAGAACTGGATTTGCTGAGCGAGATTCTGGATAGCCTGAGCGTGACAGCCACCTGGAACAGCAGCCTGCGGCCAAGCCAGAGTTTGGACTGCTGCCACAGCCTGGTGAGAGccccccccagccctcccccattTGCTCATCCAACCTGCCGGCCCCTCCTTCATTTAAAGGCCAGCAACGTGCccatctctccatccccacccagcCCGACATACCAGGGAGATGGAGATGGCAAGCAGATGACGAGAAACCACCAGGGCCCCAGCCCCTGTCCCTTTCTGTCGGCCTGCCGCCTCTGCACACCCCCCAGCCTTCAGATGCCACGAGCACCTCGAAGCACCCCACTTCCCAGCTGCCCTCAGAGGCCAGCCCAGAAATCACTTCTCCGTCCCAGTCTTCGACAGCTTCTGCAGACCCAAGCAGCAAAGGGGACCCCAGCTCCTCTCTCACAGAGCCCCAGCCTCTacgcctctcccctccccacgaGGCAACCCAGGATCCCACAGCCCAGGAGAGTCCCTGCTCCCAGCTCTCCACAGCACCCAGCCCTCGAGAAAGCCCCCCACTTCTGACCCCCACGAAGCCCAACTCGGATATTACCTGGACATCCCAAGTCCTTGATTCTTTCTCGGATCCCGGTTCCCCAGAGAACCCCAGAACCCAGCCTTCGGAGGTCCTGCTCCCAGAGCACACGCACCTCCAGCCCCACGAGGAGCCAGGAGCGCCCAGGTCCCCTGATCCTCCTGCTAGGAACTGGCGGGGGCTCCAGGCCAGGAGCCGGCCCAGGGTTGCTGAGCTTAAAAAGTGTTTTGAAGGTTAAGCATCAGGGGTCTAGAGGAGACTCTGGCCCCTCAATAAAGCTGCAAGAGCCCAAGgcttgttcttcctggtgggtttACCTGGGAGCCCTGTTTCTGCTCAGACACCCACCCGgctccccaccttccctcccaaGGCAGCCTCCGGCTGGCTCTTAGGTGCAGCTtcccttccaggaagccctcccagcCCCTAGGACCCTCGAGACCTTACATTCATCTCTCAACAGCCTATGTGTCTCCTCCATCTAGGCTCTCCTGCCCCCACCAGCTCACAAAAAGGTTTTATTACATCGCTCTACCCGTTGTATAGATATACATAAAGTAAGCAGCCTCAGTCTCCCTTGCCTTCAAAGGCAGAGTCTTTGAAGCACCTTCTTCCCTTCTATTCTTAAGCGCTGGGTGTGTCTGATTGCCCAGAGAGGGCTCTGCCTTCCCCCAAGGTCGCACAGCCAGGAAGGGTGTTGGGTAGAGGAAGGGGACCTAGATGGGCAGGCAGCCCCGCACCGTCTCCTTGGAGTCCTGGGGAGCCTGGGCCTCGGCTGCATGGGAGAactgaaaggaaaggagaggggggGTGTCGGGCCTGTGTGGCAGGCAGACAGATGGCCGATGGTGCAGCAAGCGGGGAGGCAGGTCCGCAGCCCCGGCACCCCAGCTGCAGGCAGAGTCAAGCAGAGCCCGCCCGGCAGGTGCCCCGTGGCCCCCCCAAGTCCTCCGGAGCCATCAGAGGCTGGTGTGTCGGTGGCAGCTGCTGCATGCAGCTGAGCGCCGGGCAGTCCTGAGCAGTGGAGGCAGCTGTGGCCAGCCCCAGCATTCAGATGAGCCGCTCCTCAGGCGGTAGCTTGAGGTTGGGAGGCGGTGGAGCTCGGGCACCCACCTGCTCCTCGCTGCTGGGCCGGTAGGTGCCCTCCGTCTGCCGCTTCTCCCGAAGCTTCTGCACCAGAAGTACCAGGCCCACGGCCAGGAGCAGGGCGGCCAGGAGGGAGAAGACCACGATGATAGCAATGGTGGCCTCCTGCGACTGTtggcgggggatgggggggaCACAGGTGTGACCCACCTGAACTTGGGCATCCCGTCCACCCCCGCCTGAGAATTATCTGGAAACGCTAATCCCCTCCCCCGGCACCCACCACTTTTGGTGACTGGCTTCCTCCACTCAGGGTTCCTGACCCCCATCATATCACATCTGGGGTTCCCAGGTTCCCCCACCTGCCATGTCTGGGGTCCTTCTCCCAAGCGCCTGCCGCATCTTAGGCTCCTAgatccctcctccccctggcTGAGAGGCATAGGGGGCTCCTGAACCCCCTACACTTGCCAAGCATggtattctttgtgtgtgtgtgtgtgcgtgtgtgtcttagttccccaaccagggatccaacctgtgccccctgcactggaagcgcggagtcttaaccactagaccgccggggaagtcccgcCAGGCATGGTGTTCTTGCCCATCCCCTTCCTGGGGTTCTCGGTCTCCCCATTTGCCATGTTGATATTCTGGTCTCTCCCACTTAGGGTTCTCCAGTGCCTCCCCCACTGTGCAGCCTGCCGCCTCTGGGAATCTAGGCCCTCCCACCTGCCATACGGGGGCCTCCCGAATAAAATCCCTGCCGCTCTTCTCCCACATATACCCCAACTCACCAGGGCCCCATtggagccagggctggggccaGAGGGTGTAATTGTGCTGTTCCCACTTACAGTGGGGTCCGGTGCTGCAGGGCGGTGGTAGAGAAGATAAATGAATCCCCATCTATCCTTCCCATCTGGAAGCATGTGCATCTTCCTGGGCCATTTCCCCTCGTTAGAACTCTGCCCTTTTGAGTCTTTCATTCTGTGAGCGGCCTCCACATAGGGGCTGGCCCCGCTCATTTTGCCCCACAGGGCACCCCTTACCCAGGGGAGCCCAGCGCTGAGTAATCAGCCAACAGCGGTCTGCAGTTTGCGCAGAGTTGGGGGCTATTGTAATGGATGGTGTGGGGAAGCCcaaccctccccccaaccccagcctcacctctccagccctccctctgcccttcaGGATCTGGGCGGATCCTGCATTTCCCTGGAGTGTCTGACTCACACCTCCCCCCAGGCTCCCGAAACTGGAATACAGGACTGAAAGGCAGCGTCCCCACCTCTGGTCAACCTGCTCCACCTGGGCTTGGAGCCCCAGGCAGGCCTCC includes these proteins:
- the CRB3 gene encoding protein crumbs homolog 3, which produces MASPGLGLLLALGLPLLLTRWGRVWGQTPDPTVSGNSTITPSGPSPGSNGALSQEATIAIIVVFSLLAALLLAVGLVLLVQKLREKRQTEGTYRPSSEEQFSHAAEAQAPQDSKETVRGCLPI
- the DENND1C gene encoding DENN domain-containing protein 1C; protein product: MGSTAERGLPALFDWFFEAAYPPSLQEDPPILRQFPPDFRDQEAMQTVPKFCFPFDVEREPPSTAVQHFTFALTDLTGTRRFGFSRLRAGAHSCLCILSHLPWFEVFYKLLNTVGDLLAQDQVSEVNELLLRLLQQPLPGTQDSVGLELGSGVMISSAQGIPSPGPGKSMPLSCFVAPDSGRLPSIPENRNLTELVVAVTDDNIVGLFAALLAERRVLLTSRKLSTLTSCVHASCALLYPMRWEHVLIPTLPPHLLDYCCAPMPYLIGVHASLVERVREKALEDVVMMNVDSNTLETPFDDVQALPPDVVSLLRLRLRKVALAPGEGVSRLFLKAQALLFGGYRDALVCGPGQPVTFSEEAFLAQKPGAPLQAFHRRAVHLQLFKQFIEGRLEKLNTGEGFSDLFEQEITCSGASSGTLRSYQLWADNLKKGGGALLHSVKAKTQPAVRNMYRSAKCGLKGVQSLLTYKDGDSGLQRGGSLRAPSLTSRSDCLQQRLPITQHFGENRPLRPSRRLQREERPSESLGEETPSLSPEDAQGPLAEEALDGSFLGSGEELDLLSEILDSLSVTATWNSSLRPSQSLDCCHSLPDIPGRWRWQADDEKPPGPQPLSLSVGLPPLHTPQPSDATSTSKHPTSQLPSEASPEITSPSQSSTASADPSSKGDPSSSLTEPQPLRLSPPHEATQDPTAQESPCSQLSTAPSPRESPPLLTPTKPNSDITWTSQVLDSFSDPGSPENPRTQPSEVLLPEHTHLQPHEEPGAPRSPDPPARNWRGLQARSRPRVAELKKCFEG